One Nostoc sp. CENA543 genomic window, GTGGATGCTCTTGTGTAAGACGCTCAACTATCAAACGAGCGATTGCACCTGCTACAGTCTGAGAATAATCATAACTCTGATAGTATTTACTCAATCGTTCTGCACGGGCTAAAAGTTTAGCCTGACGGTAATCAGCAAAGTTTTCATCGATTTGAAATACTTGCTTATCAGCTTGACCATTACCGAAACATGAACCAAACGCCATCATCCCTGGCTTGACTTCGTAGCGTCCATTCATCAGGGGGAAGTAGCAGGCGGGACTATTCAAAGCTGCGGCTTTCTGCATTTTTACAAGCTAGCTATTGTAAAGAAGTGCCATTTATATTGATGTTTAGGTAAGAGTAGTTGAGTTATATCGGCAATTGTCTCACACGGAAATCGCGATCGCTGACGGAAATAATTGCCCCGGTGGCTAAATCTTGCTCAAACCGATTTAATGCTTCTGCCAATCGTTCATTAATGATTTCATAACTTTCGTTCCCTAATCGAAACAGAATTACGCTTGGTAATGTTGCACCACTCACTGCTAACAAATAACCAAAATCCAAGTCTACTGTTAATAACACTCGTTCCTCCAAACGAGCTTTTACCAAAATTTCATCATCGGGGAGTGTTTCCAGACCTTCTTCAACCAGATGTACTGCATCATAACCCGCAGTTTTTAACCAATTGACGGTACGTGGTGAGATCCCCATATCTGCCAGAAATTTCATCCCACTTTCTCACCCACTATGGGATAAACTTGTTCGCGTGCCAACCAAGCAGCATACATTAAGGATTGTTGAACATCTTCCGGTTCTAAATAGGGATAATCCTCGATAATTTCAGTGACAGTTTTGCCATTAGCGACCAAATTCAAAATTAACGAAACTGGAACTCGCATTCCTCGAATACAAGCTTGTCCAGCCATAATGCGGGGGTCAAATGTAATGCGGTCGAAACCTAACATTATGTAATTCTCCTGTCGTGTTCAGGTTTAGGGGTGTAGGGGTTGAGCTACTGCCTTTTGACTGAGGGACGCAAAAATCAGTGAAATTTCTTAGAATGGGATTAGGTAAATTTGTGAAGTTACCTGAAAGTTGTGACAACATCTGCTCCAATCCTACCACTGGTAAAAGACCCAGAACGCTTAGAAGCTCGGCTGGTGGAAATTCCTCCAGAACCGGGAGTGTATTTCATGCGCGACGGAAGCGATCGCATCATATATATAGGTAAGTCGCGAAAATTGCGATCGCGTGTTCGTTCCTATTTTCGGGACGGTTACAACAAAACTGAACGCATCGCCACAATGGTCAAGCAGGTGACGGATATTGAATTTATCGTCACTGATACTGAAGCCGAAGCCTTGGCGTTGGAAGCAAATTTAATTAAGCAGCATCAACCATACTTTAATGTGCTGCTTAAAGATGATAAAAAATATCCCTACGTCTGTATTACTTGGTCGGAAGACTATCCCCGCATCTTCATTACTCGCAAACGCCAGCTAGGCAAAGAAAAGGATAAATATTACGGGCCTTACACCGATTCAGGCTTATTACGCGGTATTTTGCATTTATCTAAGCGGATATTCGCCCTCAGACAGCGACCACAACCACTATTTAAAGACCGTCCCTGCTTAAATTATGATATGGGTCGCTGTCCTGGGGTGTGTCAACAGCTGATTTCACCGGAGGAATACCGCAAAACTGTGCAGAAAGTGGCGATGGTATTTCAGGGACGGACGCAGGAACTCATCGATATTTTGACGGAACAAATGGAAACAGCCGCCACCGCACTTAATTTTGAATCGGCGGCGCGCATTCGTGATCAAATTGCTGGGTTAAAGTCTTTGAATGCACAGCAGAAAGTTTCCTTACCAGATGATACAGTTTCACGGGATGCCATAGCTTTAGCAGCTGACAATCAACACGCTTGCATTCAATTATTTCAAATTCGCGCCGGTCAGTTGGTGGGACGTTTGGCGTTTGTGGCGGAATCACAAGCGGAAGCTGGCGCGATTTTGCAACGGGTTTTAGAGGAACATTATCAAACGGCTGACTCGGTGGAAATTCCCGCAGAAATTTTAGTCCAGCATGAGTTACCGGATGGGGAAATTTTGGCAGCAGCTTTGACGCAACGCAAGGGAAGAAAAGTCACAATCTTAGCTCCCCAGCGTCAAACTAAGGCAGAATTAATAGAGATGGTGGAACGTAACGCCCAATATGAACTACAAAGAATGCAAAAATTGGGCGACTATAATCACGCAGCGATGCAAGATTTAGCCGGAATTCTCGACTTACCAGACTTACCCCATCGCATCGAAGGTTACGACATCTCCCACATTCAAGGTTCTAACGCCGTCGCTTCCCAGGTAGTATTTATTGATGGCATACCCGCTAAACAATATTATCGTCACTACAAAATTAAAAATCCCACAGTCACTATCGGACATTCTGATGATTTCGCGAGTTTAGCGGAAGTAATTCAACGACGCTTTCGCAAATACGCCGAAGATCCCAAATTACCACGGGTGGATAATCCTGACTGGCCTGATGTGGTGATGATAGATGGTGGGAAAGGTCAATTATCGGCTGTGGTTGCAGTTTTGCAAGAGATGAATTTATTAGAAGACTTGCGAGTGGTGAGTTTAGCCAAGAAGCGAGAAGAGATTTTTTTACCTGGAGAGTCCACACCTTTAACGACTGACAGCGAACAACCAGGAGTGCAATTACTCAGACGACTGCGAGACGAAGCCCATAGATTTGCCGTGAGTTTCCATCGTCAACAACGAAGTGATAAATTAAAGCGATCGCGTTTAGACGAAATTCCAGGTTTGGGACACCATCGTCAAAAGTTGCTGTTAGCTCATTTTCGCTCTATTGATTATATTCGCCAAGCCTCACCCGCACAAATCGCGGAAGTTCCAGGGATTGGGACAAAATTAGCTCAGGAAATTTACAACTATTTTCATCCTCTAGATACTTGACAAATAGGCTAGTTTTTAGTTACAAGTTCTGTCACCAAAGTATAAAACAGTAATTCCCAGTTTTTCAGCCGCAAAATTTAGTCATCGGCTGAATCAAAAGCTGATGCAAACTATTAAGAATATATCTTATGGATTTATTTACTTACTGTTACTTGTAACTAGATAAATTCATGTAGCCAATATCTGAAATTTTGGATATTGGCGATTTGGTGGTGATTAAATGTAGAAATGTTTATGCTAAAAAATATTAACCAAACATTAAGAAAATCATTTTGTTACCAAAGCTACAGTAATTAACTGATTTTGATATTTGAATACAAAGATATCCTTTTATTTCCTTGAAAATGACTATAAATAGCTTTGTCTCAAGGAATTAGCAATTGGGATCAGTCGAATTTGCAAATAACGTTGTATACAATAGTAGTTTTATATCTCAAGTAGGATGGTTAAATCACCTGCAATTTCAGATAATTACCAAATAATTCTGTTCAATTTTCAAATCTAAAGTTTTGTTTAAAATTAACAGCGAAGTTAATCACTGTTAACAGCTTTCTAGATAACTAGAAATTTTTCTAGCTAAATTGGCATTTTTTTTCGCAAATACCAGAATTACAACCGGGGTCAACTATGCACATCGTACAAAAAATTTACTGCCCAAACTGTGGCAGTGCAGCTGAACGTCACTATATTGCTGATAGCCAATTAACTAGAACCCAATGTCATAGTTGTGATTATTTGATGATCTCTTGCACTAAAACTGGTCGGGTGGTGGAAGCTTACGCACCAGGAATTCATGCGCGGAGGTAGGAATTTTGGATATAAGAATTAATGATCTTGAGGACACAGAGAGCGATCGCTCTGGGTTAATTTCGAGTTAGTCTGTAAATAATCGTGGAGAAAATGACAACCACGCGTTAGTAGCTGGGCTAGTTTGAAGTCGTCTAAATTGCGGAAAATCACCCTACCCTTACCGCTACCGACTGCTAAAATTTTGCCATTGGGACTAAAACTGACGCTGGTTAATTCTTCTTTGTCGCCTTTTAAGGAAATTAATGCTGTTCCTTCTCTGTTCCACAGCTTGATTTTGTCGTCACTACTGGCGGCTAGAGTCCGACCGTCACGGCTAAAACCGATACTGGTAAAATTGTCGCCATCACCGGATAGAGTTTTTAGCAGTTGACCGTCCCGACTCCATATTTTCACAGTGCTATCAATACTGGCGGAAGCTAAAATTTGACTATCAGGCGACCAAGCTACACCATTAACTGGGCGTTTATGGTCAGCAAGGTTGTGTAAAAGTTGACCATTTAAATCCCAGAGTTTGACGGTTAAATCATCACTCGCAGAAGCCAATAACTTGCCGTCTGGGCTGAAACTTACCCAGTTGACTGCATCTGTATGGCCTGTAAGAGTATGAATTAATTTACCCTCTCGACTCCATAATTTTACGGTATTGTCTTTACTGGCTGAAGCCAAGACTTGATGATTTGGCGACCACGCTACAGCCCAAACTGCATTGGTGTGACCTTTCAAGGTATGGAGTAATTTACCATCTTGACTCCATAATTTCACCGTTTTATCTTTACTGGCTGAGGCGATGACTTGACCGTCACCAGACCAAGCTACGCCCCAAACTTGGTCATCATGTTTGGGGAAAGTCCGCAAAATTTTACCATCACTACTAATAATTTTGACTGTATTGTCACGACTAGCAGCAGCCACCATCCGACCGTCAGGACTAAAACTAATGCTAGTTATCCAATCATCTTCGTCGGTTTGGGGGTCACGCTGCAATACATCTTGCCAACGCCACAACTTAATAGTTTTATCGCGACTAGTAGAGACTAAGGTTTTACCGTCAGGACTGAAACTCACACTATTGACCCAGTTGTTATGTCCTTTGAGTGTCCCTAGTAACACACCTTTTAAACTCCAAAGTTTTAAGCTTTCGTCGGTACTAGCAGATGCAATAGTTTGAGCATCTTGACTAAAACTGACGCTAGTAATTGCCCCAGTATGACCAGTAATACTTCTGACTAGTTTTCCTTGAAGATTCCAGAGTTTAATTTTTTGGTCTAAACCACCACTAGCAATCATGTCACCTCTAGGCGACCAAGCTACAGTCAAAATTGCACTGTCGTGACCATTCCAAGTTTGCAGCAATTGACCGTCACGCTTCCATAGTTTAATAGTTCTGTCAGCACTCACAGAAACTAAAGTTTGACCATCAGGCGACCAAGCTAAACTTTGGACGGCTTGTTGATGTCCCAAGAAAGCTTTGAGTAACTTACCGTCACGACTCCAAAGTTTGATGCTTTTGTCGGTACTAGCAGAAGCGATCGCTTGTCCGTCTGGGCTAAAATTAACACTATTGACTCCCGCCTCATGCCCTAAAATGGTATGCTGCAATTCACCTGTGCGACTCCACAGTTTAATTGTTCCGTCTTGACTAGCAGACGCAATTATCTGACCATTGGGACTGAAGCTCACACTATTAACTACCTTATTATGTTGTAAGGAAATAGGTAACATTAAACCATCAGCCCGCCAAAGTTTAACGCTATTATCTGCACTAGCAGAGACAATTAACGACCCATCAGGACTAAAAACTGCACTATTCACGCCAGAAGTATGTCCCTCTAGGCGGTTATATTCTTTCACTCCCACCACAGCTTGATATAGTGCTGTTTGTACCTTTTCTCTGGTGTAAGGATCTACCCAAATCGTGGTTTGTAATTTGCGTCCAGCTTTGATTCCTTCTTTGAGTGCATCAAGGCCTTTTTGGGATGCAAATAACGCTTCACTAGAAACACTCAGGGTTTTAATTTCACTATCTACGGCGATGATAATGGAAACACTCAACCCCAAAATCGCTAACGCCGAAGCCGCCAACGCCAT contains:
- the uvrC gene encoding excinuclease ABC subunit UvrC, which gives rise to MTTSAPILPLVKDPERLEARLVEIPPEPGVYFMRDGSDRIIYIGKSRKLRSRVRSYFRDGYNKTERIATMVKQVTDIEFIVTDTEAEALALEANLIKQHQPYFNVLLKDDKKYPYVCITWSEDYPRIFITRKRQLGKEKDKYYGPYTDSGLLRGILHLSKRIFALRQRPQPLFKDRPCLNYDMGRCPGVCQQLISPEEYRKTVQKVAMVFQGRTQELIDILTEQMETAATALNFESAARIRDQIAGLKSLNAQQKVSLPDDTVSRDAIALAADNQHACIQLFQIRAGQLVGRLAFVAESQAEAGAILQRVLEEHYQTADSVEIPAEILVQHELPDGEILAAALTQRKGRKVTILAPQRQTKAELIEMVERNAQYELQRMQKLGDYNHAAMQDLAGILDLPDLPHRIEGYDISHIQGSNAVASQVVFIDGIPAKQYYRHYKIKNPTVTIGHSDDFASLAEVIQRRFRKYAEDPKLPRVDNPDWPDVVMIDGGKGQLSAVVAVLQEMNLLEDLRVVSLAKKREEIFLPGESTPLTTDSEQPGVQLLRRLRDEAHRFAVSFHRQQRSDKLKRSRLDEIPGLGHHRQKLLLAHFRSIDYIRQASPAQIAEVPGIGTKLAQEIYNYFHPLDT
- a CDS encoding DUF5615 family PIN-like protein — protein: MKFLADMGISPRTVNWLKTAGYDAVHLVEEGLETLPDDEILVKARLEERVLLTVDLDFGYLLAVSGATLPSVILFRLGNESYEIINERLAEALNRFEQDLATGAIISVSDRDFRVRQLPI
- a CDS encoding DUF433 domain-containing protein yields the protein MLGFDRITFDPRIMAGQACIRGMRVPVSLILNLVANGKTVTEIIEDYPYLEPEDVQQSLMYAAWLAREQVYPIVGEKVG
- a CDS encoding replication restart DNA helicase PriA is translated as MHIVQKIYCPNCGSAAERHYIADSQLTRTQCHSCDYLMISCTKTGRVVEAYAPGIHARR